A genomic window from Brassica oleracea var. oleracea cultivar TO1000 chromosome C8, BOL, whole genome shotgun sequence includes:
- the LOC106308987 gene encoding uncharacterized protein LOC106308987: MVSETSCLIFVPNVQSREWVLQVGYWQVDHCAVSVFPWSVEGSLQDLELKFAPTWVILKNIPPQLYSLDDISVVASAVGEPLHTEKSRLDPYHFGDTKVKVEIDLSVTLPNVVEVRDSEKNSVRIKIEYPKIPPKCCNCGKFGHLMNRCPKPPMKRKPQLQTQEKEQEKVKVAMAPPSVSVSAVSAQMDFANTTLAQDSEATHVQSAGPSPSTQKRARSRSRARERRRSLSALPSHRIFSSYSEGEEGEIVEVSKAAEVTLLRQERARDSGKKAECKNDFGSKEEEYTYSDPPQEECIWLKPKAARRAQKIREQRAAWNASGGRLLKQKIPLSLNRGGTSGRKQNL; the protein is encoded by the coding sequence ATGGTTTCAGAAACTTCATGCTTGATTTTCGTCCCAAACGTGCAGTCGAGAGAGTGGGTATTGCAGGTAGGCTACTGGCAAGTCGACCATTGTGCAGTTTCTGTCTTCCCTTGGTCTGTAGAGGGGTCTCTGCAAGATTTGGAGCTGAAGTTCGCTCCAACTTGGGTGATCCTCAAGAATATTCCGCCTCAGTTATACTCCCTAGATGATATAAGTGTTGTTGCAAGTGCTGTTGGAGAACCGCTTCATACGGAGAAGTCAAGGTTGGATCCCTATCATTTTGGCGACACCAAAGTTAAAGTAGAGATTGACTTATCGGTGACTCTCCCGAATGTTGTTGAGGTGAGAGACTCAGAGAAAAATTCGGTTAGAATCAAGATCGAGTACCCAAAGATTCCTCCCAAGTGCTGCAACTGTGGGAAGTTTGGGCATCTGATGAATCGTTGTCCTAAACCCCCAATGAAGAGAAAACCGCAGCTTCAAACTCAGGAGAAGGAACAAGAGAAGGTTAAAGTGGCTATGGCTCCACCTTCAGTTTCGGTCTCGGCCGTGAGTGCTCAGATGGACTTTGCGAACACGACGTTGGCACAAGACAGTGAAGCTACTCATGTGCAATCCGCTGGTCCTTCTCCAAGTACTCAAAAACGAGCCAGGTCGAGGTCCAGAGCCAGGGAAAGACGTAGAAGCCTCTCAGCGTTACCTTCACACCGTATCTTTTCTTCTTATAGTGAAGGGGAAGAGGGAGAGATAGTTGAGGTCTCGAAAGCAGCGGAAGTAACTCTTTTGAGACAGGAGAGAGCGAGAGATTCGGGAAAGAAGGCAGAATGTAAAAATGATTTCGGTAGCAAGGAAGAGGAGTATACTTATTCGGACCCCCCGCAGGAGGAATGCATTTGGTTGAAGCCAAAAGCGGCAAGACGTGCTCAGAAAATAAGAGAACAGAGGGCTGCTTGGAATGCTTCAGGAGGTCGGCTGTTAAAGCAAAAGATTCCATTGTCTCTGAACCGAGGTGGTACCTCGGGGAGGAAACAAAACCTCTGA